The Argiope bruennichi chromosome 5, qqArgBrue1.1, whole genome shotgun sequence genome segment aaatttcatcgtttgaattatttgttgttcaaattttatctcatttaaacCAATCGAATCCTTTCTACAATCCTCTGAAGTAGGAAATTTATATCGTGTAAACTTTGTATTTTCAAACGATTTCGTTAATGAAACATGTTTTTCACTGTTATTTCTGAAAGGTTGTTTTGGGTTTCTCcacaagaaaacaatatataatctttttaatattgattttctttgaaaagtattttagcTTTTGATATAGATGTAATTGGAATAGCACATAAAAGAAGTAGTATTTGTAAGTCTGAATGGCGAATTACCATCTTCATCTCTAATTAAAAagaggaggagggggggggatcaAGTACACGACGAGTCTCAACTATCAAAAGCATCcaaagggttaaaaataattGCCAATTTTATTTGTGTGAGAGTGGAAATGGGGGAGAGTGAATGCTGGGaattattatgcttttattttaattttcggaAGCTGAACGTGGCACTTTTCGTTTAACAAACATTAGATTAGATTTCAAAAGATGAGTATTAACAAATGGAAGACAACATTAAAATTGATTCGTAGCAtgtaaaagtatttaagaaaatgcagatcatattgagaaattattatactaaattggaacaaaaaaaatgccttagattttaatttatgaggtttttcgtaattaaatattaccaaaattgagaatttgagaaaatggcattaaaatgttcataatgtaaatacaaaaatcagTGTAAACTCGCAAAAAAATAGGCTTGGAAGCAAAATTCAAACAGATTTATGAAGAAAACTgagcaaaaatgaagaatattgaattaaaaaaaatcatattttcaccaaaaaaaaaaaaaaaaacttttacacgtttttacctaaatatttattacagcgaACAATAATAGACAGAAACACACGATAAGTTGAATCGGGAGAAGTTCAATGTAAGGCATTCAACATGAGCTCTATTTGTAACGCGACAAATATTGAATTGGAAGCCCATTTTTTTGCCACAAGTAATTGATTGGTTCCGGGCTATTGAATTCACAGCCGTAACAGTTCGATCTCGCATATCTTCAAGAGTAGCAAATGTAGATGGCATATGCTTGTTGTCCTTGATGTACTCCCTACTCCCATAAACAGACCACGTTTGAAAGCAGTTAGAAATGCTGAACATTGTCAATTGATGTGCGAGGATTACTAGTGTTTTCCTTTTGCGTATGCAACAAtcttctacaaatttattttaccaatttcaaatttgtttatgaTGAGGCAGTAACTGAACTTACAAAGAAATACACGCTGCATTGCAACAATGGTTCCACTCTTTGGATACAATGGCATAGTGAGGATAGCAGCCGTCCGGGacgtaatataatttttttgtccataGTTCTTATGaatggttttataaatataaatgttgccCGGAGcatgatatttcatttcaaaaaatgacaTAAATGCTCTAATGTTTTATTCCGATGACATTAAAATGACGAGTGGGTATAAACACTCTCCCTCTTGCCATAGCTCATATACTTCAGCACATAATACAATTTTTCCTGAGGCGTTTTCATTTTTTCGTACAGAAACAACAGCTTTGCTCTaatcaagattatttaaattcgtaaaataaaactttcctcTATTCAGTGATGCATCGTTTGTGTCTATATTTATTGTTGTccattcgaaataaatattttaaatctgctctTTCCTTTTGAATAATCCTGTACTTTCCACATCATGATGTTATCTGTTCTTCTATATTTATGAAGACTAGGAAAGAGTTCCATGAAATTTAACTTGCCTTCCGTAGAATTTTGCCTGATACTTAACccattaaatgtttcattatgaTGATACCGCTAGTTTTGTAAGCTCCAAGAATAGCATCAATGTAAGAGAAGAATATACCTTTTGATATAATTTGATTCCCTATTGTAACTTCCATAATGAATCGTCCATGACTATATAAACAAAGAATGATAATAATTCGAATGAAATATAATATCTGTATAATTAATAACATCTGTAAAAATTAGTGTGCATATTTTCAGCTTACAAATTATGTATGTAAGGTTTAGTAGCTTTAAATCAAAAGGTCTATAGAGCACGAacataatctttattattaattgagatTATTATTGATATCACATGCgacggaattttatttttaatatgatgtggcacaagttaataaattatggtccaaagttttattttattagattttcccTTAATTTAACTTTTGGTCTTTTATTTTGCTACACTTTACTgtgtaacatatatttttatcattgttttgttcattttaaaaattttaaatcgaatgaaATGAATTACTACCATTGCATTACTGATCTCTTGTCATCTCGTCTTACGCCtgcacatataataaaaataaaatttcgaatcatgTCCCCAAAGAAATGTGCTTcccttgataaattttcatttgtgaaaaataaataaatgaaaagtcaaAGCCCGAAACGGAAGAACAAAAAAGATAAGAGTGAAATAGATACTGAAGAGAAAGAACATCAAGGATAAAAATACAAAGGCTAACTAAATAGAACGCAGATTGAAAAATGCGAAAAACTTGCGACGAATGTTGAAAGAAAAGCTGTTGAGAGTCTGAGAAGTCGAAGGtccataaataattaaagaaaatcttgtGTCTTGAATCTTATGTAGAGAAGAATGAAGGATTCTATTCTAATTGTTCTTAAGAATTTGAAAGCATTGCGAATGCTTTCTATTCTGATGACAAGTAATTATTTGATTTGCAATACGAAGAAGTGGCGTCATGCGTTTAGTAACGTAAAAgtgtgattttattcattttatgaactACCTGAAcctttgaaaagtttatttatatgtaagatTTGATAAGCTGAATTCAGCGAGAAGGAATTAAAAGGGAATGAATGTTTAATGAGGAAAGTTAGTGACAATGTTTATAACAAAAGATGCGAAGGACATATGAAAAATTAGAGCCGAGTTGTCAGTTAGTCAGACATGTACTGAAGAAGTCAATGAGCAACTAATTTTATGACCATTTGATGAATTTTCTGTCTCAAATAGCGGCAATCTAAGgagttcatttttttcaataaaaaaaaaatcagttttgatcCAATATTTACCATTTTTGTGATGACTGTTTTTTGGGAAATACGGTCATTTCCGATTGTATAAACAATTACAGATAATTATGACAGATATTATCTTTCTTCCAGTTCGTTACAATgtccaagaaaataaaatgtcattataactcttataaagaatgtatttagtaactgatttaaaattatatgtaatatttattataattaaataatatgttaaaaatataaagtataataagTGGAATAATATCATTAAcctgaaatcaaataaataatttattttttgaaatacagtgCGAAAATAGacattagaagaaataaatattatttatacatactTATAGTGCATTAAGCTAAAACTATCCCCTCGTTCTTATAGAGATCAAATGTCAAATAATAGAAAATCATAAACAAGAgtacaatattaaaaatggaatagtAATGGCAACtacaactttaataaatattctcagtatttaaaataaatcaatttagtTCTAAACTTCTCAGTTTTAATAAGACAGCATTTCAATGCATacaacatgaaattaaaaatcaaattttaaaatccatcttatacaatttaaagaaatcttttgctcattaaaaaaacttacacATTGCATGATCTCCCAAACAATAGTTAAATCTTTAGTActaaaattcattatatgaaaagtatttgatatttaaaaacacttttaataaattgaattttcatggaaaaatggtaatttaaataagaacattaattctaaattaaaaccaactaacagaaaaataaatacagtaaatgtgtatatttttactacaaaatgttttaaaatacatatttctataaaaaattttaacaaaatatgagcaatcaaaataaattaacaagtaatttttaaaaaaaatctgagcaatttttatgcattaaaatttaagcttaacTCTGAATGCTTACACtctgttaaaattatataaaatatttacaacaaaaaggaaaaaataatacatgtaaaaaaaagcagtaaaaggtaaaaagaaattataactgtaaatatgataataatgtgtaaaaaaaaagagaaatattagcCAAGAGAATATATTAATGATCTTATTAAGAATATATGCACAAAAAGATACATAATTAAGAGGACTAATTAAGATATTTGAGAAGCTCTTTCACaagtatgaaatttgattttgaatataaaataataaaaactaattttaaggcAGGATTACCCAATACTTATAAAACTAATCTTTAATAACTAtgcatcataaaataaatcagaacaaataatatttttaatattttgaaacatttataatctattgaaataatactattttcattatgttttgaTTGTATATAATGTAGTGAATTACGAATCAACATTATTTGATTggattaattcttataaaattgtaGCCTTTTATTAGTATTATCTCGAATAAAAACAAGCTttcacaaaaactttttttattgttaaatcaaaatattgctcttcaatgactttttttaaaaataaaatatcaaaaaaaggtGAAAGGAAAAccaatcacttaaaaaaaaagggaataactTTCTGTGTTTCTAAAATCTGCATTATCCTTccttttactttcaaatatttagtGCCAGATATAGATTTAGTGAggttctgaattatttaaatgatgcaaTCTTTATAATTAACTTTAAGTTGTATATTTTGTGGATATGAtgctcatttagatttaaaaaaaaaaaatatctccccTCCCATAAAAATGGTTTTACTTTATGGGAGACTAACTTCAGCTTTTGTAGTTTATGCATAAGCCTGGCactgcaattaataaaaacaaacgtTTCCCACGTTTTATTAACAGAGTTATTTTATAAGAGGAAATATATTTATCCATGAAGTCATgttaacacaaaattattttatgtggaAATCTATGACAGAAATGCTAATGATAAATTGATGTAAGCCTGGCAATAGGACTGcagatttaagatttaaaaaacaatttgttattaatttagttcatcattttttagtattttttttcaaaaatttaataaaactaaaagtaTTCTTAATTTAGCAAAAGCTTTCTTTCTATAATAGAATGTTTTAACTCAGATATAATTAAGtacataagaaaaattaatgaatctgCAATTTTATCTCcttatcaatacatttttaaataaattaattatgggggggggggaagtacTTTAAGCAATACAATACATATAGCTTTGATATCAAACCATAATCAtatgaaagtattaaaagaactatacaattaaaagtaaataaatgaacaGACTGGAGCAATTTCACTTgcattaatataacatttaatagtTGCAATTATCCAGGCAAAAACACATAATATAATCCCTgacatttttccaatttaatttacttattttccaTCTAAAATTGCTTCTTCATGGAAATAACAACTTCTTTCAAAACaacagaaacatttttatgaaatgaatcactgaagaaatgtttttttacaaattcttatttaatttacaagaatcgaagattttttaaaaaaataataatagaaatcatACATGTAATTTTGTGCAAACATCTTTACAAAGATATTcaataaaagtgcaaaaaatattttctaataacataatttaaaatgacaatgAAAGATCcaattaatatgcattaaaataaatttcatttattaaaataatagaggaaatcatatcaaaattattaatacaaaacttAAAGATTCAATATGGTGTATAGTAAAATAATCTAAAAGCAAGCCcatctatttatataaaagtgcatttaaatatttagaagcatatttttgaatacaaacTAATAACTAGGAAATTCCAAGAgttgaaatacaattaaatttgaaacaattttattcttaatgtgaaaaaaattagcaaaattgatAATTACTAACTTTGCTCTCATATttagccaatttttttttctttctgtttattacatattatttccTATAAAACGAAAGTAAAGCAATACACTTTTAAGGATCAATtacatgaattatataataaattacaggaaaggttcaatatttatttctaaagctGAACAAggcatatttaaatcaaaattagtaatagtGTCAGGATGCAAAACTCCAAGGGTTCCAATACTTTTTTCACCAAACATCACTGCTGCACACCTTCCAGGAAAAAAAGTAGGATTATCATATGCTTTAATACAGTAGCCTGCACTGGTTTCACTTGAGGGTGGAACATCCAAAAGCTGCATTATCCTGTCCAATAATCCATGGATAATTTCAAATCCTGGTTTCTTATTATAATAGACAGCACAGAGTCTTCTTTCATTCCTTGCTCCAACATCTTTACTATCATCTTTAACTACAACATCTGCTATTTCATACAATTTCATTGGTAGTGGCATCTTCTTATTAGCATGAACTGTTTTCAAAAGACCTGGTAATAGCGTAGTTCGCACGACTTGAAATTCCAAAGTTTTTGGATTTGAGATATGCACAGCTTCAGAAAGAGCGTTTGTAGATTTTAGTTTTGCTGATATATCATCTCGTGAGCATAAAGTAAAAGACAAAGCTTCTGTAAAACCAGCATGTGCAAGTTCAATTGAAAGCTGCTCTGATAACTTAACCAATGGAAGCTGGGCAGAAATGGTCACAACCTGTGGAATAGTCTTAACGATGTTGTTGTAACCATAAGCAATGGCAGTATCTTCCATAATATCACAGGCATGAATGACATCATGTCTTGTAGGAGGAATCTCAACCTTAATTTCATCATTCGAAATCACCTCAGACTTGAGACACATCTTAGTTAGCATATCAGCAATACTTTCTGGAGTTTCATTTATACCAACAGATTTATTGATGTATTCTGAAGAGACAATTTCAGTGCGATACTTGAGTTCAGGATACAGAATTATGTTTCCTTCAAGGTCTGCAACTTCTACTGGTTCAACTACAAACTGTTCTTCGCAGTATTCACTAAACATGCAAACTAAGGTATCAAGCACAACTTTTGCCTTGTGCAAATCTAATGATgtaacttcaataaatacatttttggtattaaGAGTTATCTTTGTGTGCTCTCCATTGATGATAGGAGGCATAGATAAAACTACATTATTCTGGTCGTAGATTATTGGATAAACTggtttatctttaataatatgaaggtactgttttaaatgtaaatcagtttgATATACTTCCATTAATTCTTCTGCAGTGTATTCTTTGTCCTTATTTAAAGGAatgaacttaatttcttttgGAGGCTTTGCTGTGAAGAGAAAAGGCCCAGTGATAGTATCCAAATCATGAGTACCAATAGCTGCAATTGTTCTTCGTCTGCATACATTCTGATGTAACTTATCCTGCAGATCAATGAAACTATCATAATTGCTTTTTGTAAAGGTAATTCCCCGAAGAATAGCGGCAACAGCATATGGCCTTACTCCAGAACATGCAGCATCAATTACAAGCCTTTGTCTCTCCTGAGGACAAGACAGAGTGTAACGAGGAATTTTTAGTTTAccttgaaagatttttaaagatcGAACAAGACCTTCCAAGCAAAGGAGATCATAGCGATTGGCaggaatatcaattttataaactgTAACCTCCTCATCCTTCAATGGGTCGGGCTTCTCTATAACAACTTCATCTAACTCAAGCCCAAACTCAAAGCACAATTCATTGAATTCATCTTCAGTATACTTTTTCCCTAATGCTTGGAAAAGTAATTCTTCCTTAATATTGAGAGTAGGCATTTTTGGATAGAAATGAAGCTTGAAGAATACAagcagaaatctaaaaaaaaaattaaaaattataatgaatagcCATAAACATGAAATAATGCTAATTCTATATTCGTTTTTAgtgtgattaatatttttatacctttaaaattcaattgtttaaTCCCTAAATTGTCATGCaatttgtttcaaaagaaaagagcAAGAGACATAAAATTTCTATCTGAAATACCTAAACAATTTAGATATGAATGAAAAGTATACcgtgtataaaattaaaactgtctaTTTGctattctttctatatatatttggatgtataatatctttttcatacattatcacttttcttatatatatatttatttatcaataatcaaTAGTCccgaaacttaaaaataatacaaattaatataagACTCAAAATACTTCATTCTGTGagataatttacatattttctctCTCATCGACTAATGCAGAAAAATTGATACATCATTTACTATACATTCCAAGAGAGAATTTAAGAACTAAACTGATGCAATTGCAGGTATTAGATCGATCTTACCACGGCATAAAATTGACAACGAATTttaacataagtaaaaaaaataagaatgtgtaaattatacataattgtgatctaaaatatcaaatgaaataaactaaataaagaaaaaagcttACTAATAAATATCCGGTGTTTTTTCTTGTAATTGATGTCACTTCTTTACACGTTTTGCTCGAGGTTACAGTAAAAGTtaagattttcattttgataacAATAGACTCGGAATTGtggaaatatttctgtttaaaagttttattaaatacatttctttgaaataataaaagaatcctTTTAATcactgcaatattttataaaattaactttataatttcATAAGTAGCACAAATTATCggaaaatttctacatttttttttgtttttaaaaagttggcaACGAAACAATGATTATACTTCCAGTTCCGGTTAGCAGGGTGGTGTGTATCGAAACGAAAACTTTATGACAAGTGTCTTTTGTTTACGTCTTTTGAAAACACtttattatacagaaaaataaaatgccgGTAAGAAAATTCAGCTTacacttattattatttcagctTTTCATGTCATTAAGCTATTGTCTTCTGTTATTTGTGTAACTACTTACGAATGATAACGTTGTGTTCTATAGAAACTATACtacaatgttttgtttatttttaaacagttgtGATTGCCCTTTAATCGCTATACACTTAATTTTTTATAGGCATATCATTCCCAGCTAAAATCCAATCAACTGATTGGAAACATGGCTCTCCTACCGATCAAAACTCAATTCAGAGGACCCGCACCCCGTGCAGGTAAGTAAGCAGaggaaaaaagcaaaaattcaatactaatttatttagttttagttaaatGCAGAATGAATAtatcaatatcatttattttctgtaGTTCTTACATTTATTGTAGCATAAATGGTATTACACAATTTGTTAACACATATTTAACACTTcgacaaaagttttattttcactttaataacCATTAgctgttatgaaaaattaaatgtaagtttcttttaacttttttcctACATTATGATTCAAGTTGcttctcattaaaaatttgattttttgtatCTTAATGCATTTTGGTTcatcatttaaactttataatcagttattttattaattgggTCTTAAGCTatcaattttcagaatttttcaattatttctgaaTGATTCAATATTAAAATCCTTAATTGGTCCAATATGCAAGtgagcttttaatattttgactttcaTAAGACAGTCTCAAATgcagaataaatttgaatttctaagcttcaaatacagatttaaatcattctttcaacataaatttgattttaaaaattaatttgaaatttttagttaacTTCTTTTAAAGTAAAGACATTTAGCAGTCAGACAAGATTTGTTTCTACAGAaacaaatttcagcattttaataacttatagaatttaattttaattattaggagAAATTTGACATTCTTGAGATCAATGAATGTTCTTTTACATGacagtttttcaatatttttaacatttcaggcatgtttcatataaatttaaccATATTATTGTTCagttaattatacttattttacgtgtcagattttatgtttgacacagtttaatactttataaattcaacttttttttactaaaccTATGCCATATCTGAactatatttttcatcatttaaaatattgcaagaaaTATATAATCTGTGCTCCTATTTTCCTGATGATGCATATTAACAAGTTttgttaaaggaaaattttattatattcctaaTGTAAGTTTTCATGTtgaatttaatgtagaattaaaaaaaaaattatcaccctCAGAATTTGTCttgtgattatttaataatgcatattaCTACCTGTCATTTGCATACATAGTgacattttagttattaataaataggaaatatgaaGAGTTTTTTGTGGGAGAGCCAGTTTATTACTGGCATTTGGtttgaatataaatatctataaatgaattaatttatcaatttctaaaaatagtaaaataattcggtacttttccgttagccggggcAAATGTCGGCAATTGTGAAACAAACtcaaatttggcggaattctactttatttggcaatttttcacTTGCGCCCAGCAAACAGATTGTGAACCAAATgcaaatttggcggaattctacataatttggcgatttttcgcttgcacccggctaacggaaaagtaccaataGTACTATACCCTGTCATAATATGGGATCTGACATCTGTTGCATCTACTCGATGccattcatgatttttaaaaaaaaacacaacacacatataaaaatgtttattaacagtatttttttataactttcttttatCTGGTGTTATTTACTTATAGAGTACTTGTGATTTTTGTTGgatgtatattaaaaatgatgttgAAATACTTCAAAGAACTTTTGATATTTACATATATAGCATTTGAAGATTAATAGTGTATTATCATTcccctgaatttttaaaaaattttttaactgtattttggTTGCAAAGTAGATTAACTGTGAAAAGGCTCTCAATTAGATTCGTGAAAAAATTCTCGTATAATCGATTTATCTTGTTAAAGATTCAGTCATATAAAAGATTAGGTTAAAAATTTTGTGCTTATGAGTTTTGACTTATGAATGATGTTGTTAAACTACTAGACGACATATCAGGCtactgattttgaataaaattttttaaaaatttgtggtAAATGCAAAACTAATTACTTAAattagggagaaaaaaaagaagaaaaaaaaaaaccctcaatgCCATCTGCAGGGAGACCTAAACTTTACAGTTAAACTCTACTGTGTCACATTAGGTATATCTGGCTAAAGGAAATAAATCAGAAGCTGAAAGTGAAGAGTAATATGATCCTAGCTTTGAAATGTCTGTTCTTGCGAATCTTTCTTATTAATCAGTTAATAATTACTCAGTAATGTAAATGGCCTGCTGATTATTTGAAACTCTATAGAAAAACAAGATAAATTTACAGCCTTTTGACTGGAAGACTAGAGAATCTCATCAGAAAAATACTAAAGTAAACTTCATTCATTATGCCTGagacgaaattaaatatttcttttctgaagaaaataattcatttttatatagcaATGTTTTTTCTGTCAAGATTCTTGTAGgttataaaacataatatataggCTCACCAACCAACTAGAAATCTTCAATGAATTCCTGGATATTGGGGTGTCagggaaatttattctaaagctCTTACAAAGCAGTAATTCTTatctaaa includes the following:
- the LOC129969342 gene encoding phenylalanine--tRNA ligase beta subunit-like, with product MPTLNIKEELLFQALGKKYTEDEFNELCFEFGLELDEVVIEKPDPLKDEEVTVYKIDIPANRYDLLCLEGLVRSLKIFQGKLKIPRYTLSCPQERQRLVIDAACSGVRPYAVAAILRGITFTKSNYDSFIDLQDKLHQNVCRRRTIAAIGTHDLDTITGPFLFTAKPPKEIKFIPLNKDKEYTAEELMEVYQTDLHLKQYLHIIKDKPVYPIIYDQNNVVLSMPPIINGEHTKITLNTKNVFIEVTSLDLHKAKVVLDTLVCMFSEYCEEQFVVEPVEVADLEGNIILYPELKYRTEIVSSEYINKSVGINETPESIADMLTKMCLKSEVISNDEIKVEIPPTRHDVIHACDIMEDTAIAYGYNNIVKTIPQVVTISAQLPLVKLSEQLSIELAHAGFTEALSFTLCSRDDISAKLKSTNALSEAVHISNPKTLEFQVVRTTLLPGLLKTVHANKKMPLPMKLYEIADVVVKDDSKDVGARNERRLCAVYYNKKPGFEIIHGLLDRIMQLLDVPPSSETSAGYCIKAYDNPTFFPGRCAAVMFGEKSIGTLGVLHPDTITNFDLNMPCSALEINIEPFL